CAGCTGTTCCGAGGAGACTGTTCCCAGGGCCGATTCCAGAAACCGGCTGGCGTCCCGACAGCGGGAACCGGTAAAGCCGCGGGTTTCAATCCGGGACTGACCGTCGGTTGAAATGATGATTTCAATGGTTTGCATAACCCTCTCCGATCTGAATAGTGAGTTT
The nucleotide sequence above comes from Gimesia sp.. Encoded proteins:
- a CDS encoding DUF2997 domain-containing protein, whose amino-acid sequence is MQTIEIIISTDGQSRIETRGFTGSRCRDASRFLESALGTVSSEQLTAEYHQTVQQEPNQFIQEN